From the genome of Bactrocera oleae isolate idBacOlea1 chromosome 2, idBacOlea1, whole genome shotgun sequence, one region includes:
- the LOC118683903 gene encoding uncharacterized protein yields the protein MEEFKFCISDLFEYIEEHYETHPEDESIYTLEIKRVELNAIYDKANKSYDAFRRTPQKPGETIDFSKVKEKLKKGHQLYLKCLGSINQAIDDLKTPTPTIKERASDENTSRDIGSSIHLPPCDTDIFYGDFVTWPPFRDMFTAIYTTPDKLLTQFWEVEEVPKKPLPSTSDILCEQHYQKTTRRHSTGRYVVTLPFKTPEKIDLGNSRHIALAQYLRNEKSVSRKPEIKTEYDKAINEYLELGHMTKIEYDPAENTKTYYLPHHAVIKPDRLTTQLRVVFTASCPTSNRNSLNDVLHTGPILQADLVILVVKWRMFRIVFNADIQKMYRQILVESKHTPFQRIVFRRSPNDPIEDFELQTVTFGINCAPYLAIRTLLKLADDVQETHPLAAKILRNGMYVDDVLAGAHDVANAKMARDELTSSLESAGFALRKWTSNDPKVLSGISQEHLLDTNLLSLPESNSTKTLGIRWNAKKDAFFFVINPIHDKTSFTKREELSIIAKLFDPAGWLSPVVVTAKIIMQQIWLDKSDWDESLKPLTLHR from the exons ATGGAAGAATTTAAGTTCTGTATTTCAGATTTGTTCGAATATATCGAAGAACATTACGAGACCCACCCGGAAGATGAATCCATTTATACTCTGGAAATAAAAAGAGTTGAACTTAACGCTATTTACGATAAGGCAAACAAGTCGTACGATGCCTTTCGTAGAACCCCACAAAAACCCGGTGAGACTATTGACTtctcaaaagttaaagaaaaattaaaaaaaggtcatcaattatatttgaaatgtttgggATCCATTAACCAAGCTATAGATGATCTTAAGACCCCAACACCCACAATAAAGGAACGAGCTTCAGATGAAAACACATCGCGGGACATAGGATCTTCAATTCATCTACCCCCATGTGACACGGACATTTTTTATGGCGACTTCGTAACCTGGCCCCCATTCAGAGACATGTTTACGGCCATATAT ACGACCCCAGACAAGTTGCTCACACAATTTTGGGAAGTCGAAGAAGTTCCGAAAAAGCCTCTACCCTCAACTTCGGATATACTGTGTGAGCAACATTATCAAAAAACAACCCGAAGACACTCAACTGGGCGTTACGTGGTAACATTACCCTTTAAAACCCCAGAAAAAATAGACTTGGGCAACTCAAGACATATAGCTTTAGCTCAGTAtctaagaaatgaaaaatcCGTCTCTAGAAAAcctgaaataaaaacagaatacGACAAGGCCATCAACGAGTACCTGGAACTCGGTCATATGACCAAAATAGAGTATGACCCCGCAGAGAATACGAAAACATACTATCTACCACATCACGCAGTCATCAAACCCGATCGCTTAACGACCCAACTGCGAGTGGTATTCACCGCATCATGCCCCACCTCAAATAGAAATAGCCTCAACGATGTATTACACACTGGACCTATTCTGCAAGCAGACCTGGTAATCCTAGTGGTAAAGTGGCGTATGTTTCGAATCGTATTCAATgcagatattcaaaaaatgtatcgtCAAATACTTGTTGAAAGCAAACACACTCCATTTCAAAGAATCGTATTTAGAAGATCGCCTAACGACCCCATAGAAGATTTTGAACTACAAACTGTTACGTTTGGTATTAACTGTGCCCCATATTTAGCTATCCGTACCCTCCTCAAATTAGCGGATGATGTACAAGAAACCCACCCACTGGCAGCAAAGATACTTCGAAACGGAATGTACGTCGATGATGTACTTGCAGGAGCACATGACGTAGCAAATGCGAAGATGGCACGAGACGAACTTACCTCATCTTTGGAGTCCGCAGGATTTGCTCTACGCAAATGGACCTCGAATGACCCAAAAGTCTTATCTGGAATCTCACAAGAACATCTGTTGGACACGAACTTACTCAGTTTACCAGAATCCAATAGCACAAAAACACTGGGGATCAGATGGAATGCAAAAAAAGATGCATTCTTTTTTGTCATCAACCCTATTCACGATAAGACATCGTTTACTAAAAGAGAAGAATTATCGATTATAGCAAAATTGTTCGACCCAGCTGGTTGGCTCAGTCCCGTTGTAGTCAcagccaaaataataatgcaacaaaTATGGCTCGATAAATCCGATTGGGATGAAAGTTTAAAACCCTTAACTCTCCATCGCTGA
- the LOC138855721 gene encoding uncharacterized protein — MVVIRQETLPPNEWKLGRIEKTYLGADNKTRHQIYLLSVTRSITPLSDNGTLARRLHRFKATHSPIREERGSTHRTPRRTITHSSKRAHKHVACGLCKKDHRLVTCSKFTKMNIHEKFDAVTKYKYCVNCLARSHSTQRCTSAKRCNMCNGEHHSTLHGHPRLFCKEKTKTTKNDERLHKDPEIPTLLAKPTLIPTAMIKIKHDGKWNKVRAIINPTRKVTIIASELVQRLRLPKTYLDSHRICKLVIGSLTDPDWHVEVNCLMTQELPTRPYNRDIGGEIFKRFDHLVLADPMFHKDDKIMMELGADIYPRIMKPGLFNPDNSTVISQNTALSWTLTGACAI; from the exons ATGGTAGTCATACGCCAAGAAACTCTACCCCCAAATGAATGGAAACTTGGTCGCATCGAAAAAACCTATCTCGGTGCAGACAATAAGACCAGA CATCAAATCTATCTGCTCAGCGTCACCCGAAGCATCACCCCACTCTCCGACAATGGGACCCTGGCTAGACGCTTACATCGCTTTAAAGCGACCCACTCCCCCATTCGAGAGGAAAGAGGAAGTACCCACCGCACGCCTCGGCGTACTATCACCCATTCATCAAAACGCGCACATAAACACGTCGCCTGTGGATTGTGCAAAAAAGATCACAGGCTGGTGACATGTTCAAAGTTTACTAAAATGAACATCCACGAAAAGTTTGACGCAGTAACTAAGTATAAGTACTGCGTCAACTGCTTGGCCAGATCGCACTCAACACAACGATGCACAAGCGCAAAACGATGTAACATGTGTAACGGGGAGCACCATTCAACCCTACATGGACACCCCAGGTTGTTTTGCaaagaaaaaaccaaaacaacaaagaaCGACGAACGACTACACAAAGATCCAGAGATTCCAACACTACTGGCCAAGCCGACCCTTATACCCACTgccatgataaaaataaaacacgatGGCAAATGGAATAAAGTACGTGCCATAATTAACCCGACCCGAAAGGTGACAATTATTGCCTCGGAGCTAGTTCAGAGATTGAGGTTACCGAAAACGTACCTTGACTCTCATCGCATATGTAAACTCGTCATAGGGTCATTAACTGATCCCGACTGGCATGTCGAAGTTAACTGCCTTATGACGCAGGAATTACCGACCCGACCCTACAATCGTGATATAGGTGGCGAAATCTTTAAGAGATTCGACCACTTAGTCCTAGCCGACCCTATGTTCCACAAggatgataaaatcatgatggaACTGGGAGCAGACATCTACCCAAGGATAATGAAACCCGGATTATTCAACCCAGACAACAGCACCGTGATCTCACAAAACACCGCACTCAGTTGGACTCTAACTGGTGCTTGTGCGATTTAA